A region from the Fundulus heteroclitus isolate FHET01 chromosome 22, MU-UCD_Fhet_4.1, whole genome shotgun sequence genome encodes:
- the vstm4a gene encoding V-set and transmembrane domain-containing protein 4a isoform X3 — MQLQLQLHQKLLLQSTLILVDEYKEVCHTLNVTVTPGPLVLVAERDNLTLCCRVSERKWSSSVLILRWLFSPLSPPTLRPPVVPATSPTGLPPSQFLIVRIGIKKIKQYGNYSRRFPQPKFRLFDDAAGEAYRLLIANVTGMDQGFYSCRVQEIRKYRNTWRASSNGTGTTQLTVHFTPKDGSSEGLWLLFADVYLCAVLICSLGLLSIFLFSLVLTAQYLHRRHRLKASYLFVKCPESSSGETVTSSSSCSSSPPRTQRRQTRQQVDRGPAVTAPKPAEEPLFQPPVRAPAAAKRPQKPRRLKTQPRRSGTSRVSQEDSLTYAELELVRPKQDPPASSSPDATPSSPDTVYAQILFQEEKL, encoded by the exons atgcagctgcagctgcaacTGCATCAAAAGCTGCTTCTACAAAGTACTCTCATCCTGGTGGATGAATACAAAG AGGTCTGTCACACCCTGAACGTGACGGTCACCCCTGGGCCTTTGGTCTTAGTCGCAGAGAGAGACAACCTGACGTTGTGCTGTCGTGTGTCTGAAAGGAAGTGGAGCAGCAGTGTCCTCATTCTTCGCTGGCTCTTCTCTCCTTTGTCCCCTCCAACTCTAAGACCTCCTGTGGTCCCGGCCACTTCTCCCACGGGACTCCCACCCTCCCAGTTTCTGATTGTGAGGATAggcataaagaaaataaagcagtATGGGAACTACAGCCGTCGCTTCCCCCAGCCGAAGTTTCGTTTGTTTGATGATGCGGCAGGAGAGGCGTATCGGTTGCTCATCGCCAATGTCACCGGCATGGACCAGGGCTTTTATAGCTGCAGAGTTCAGGAGATCCGAAAATACAGAAACACGTGGAGAGCCTCCTCCAATGGCACCGGCACCACACAGCTGACAG TGCACTTTACTCCCAAGGATGGCAGCAGCGAGGGGCTGTGGCTTTTATTTGCAG ATGTGTATTTGTGCGCTGTGCTGATCTGCTCACTGGGCCTGCTGTCCATCTTCTTGTTCTCTCTCGTCTTAACGGCCCAGTACCTCCACAGGCGACACAGGCTCAAAG CCAGTTATCTTTTCGTCAAATGTCCAGAAAGCAG CTCTGGAGAGACCGTCACCAGCTCCAGCAGCTGCTCCAGTTCTCCCCCAAGGACACAAAGAAGACAGACAAGACAGCAGGTTGACAGAGGACCAGCAGTGACAGCACCTAAACCAGCTGAAGAGCCACTATTTCAGCCCCCAGTCAGAG CGCCTGCTGCAGCAAAGAGACCTCAGAAGCCCCGAAGGTTGAAGACTCAGCCAAGAAGATCTGGCACT TCTCGAGTATCGCAAGAAGACAGCCTGACGTACGCAGAGCTGGAGCTGGTGCGACCGAAGCAGGATCCGCCAGCCTCTTCCAGCCCTGACGCCACACCCTCCAGCCCCGACACTGTGTACGCTCAGATCCTCTTCCAGGAAGAAAAGCTATAG
- the vstm4a gene encoding V-set and transmembrane domain-containing protein 4a isoform X1, translating into MQLQLQLHQKLLLQSTLILVDEYKEVCHTLNVTVTPGPLVLVAERDNLTLCCRVSERKWSSSVLILRWLFSPLSPPTLRPPVVPATSPTGLPPSQFLIVRIGIKKIKQYGNYSRRFPQPKFRLFDDAAGEAYRLLIANVTGMDQGFYSCRVQEIRKYRNTWRASSNGTGTTQLTVHFTPKDGSSEGLWLLFADVYLCAVLICSLGLLSIFLFSLVLTAQYLHRRHRLKASYLFVKCPESRSSLRRLLLSSGETVTSSSSCSSSPPRTQRRQTRQQVDRGPAVTAPKPAEEPLFQPPVRAPAAAKRPQKPRRLKTQPRRSGTSRVSQEDSLTYAELELVRPKQDPPASSSPDATPSSPDTVYAQILFQEEKL; encoded by the exons atgcagctgcagctgcaacTGCATCAAAAGCTGCTTCTACAAAGTACTCTCATCCTGGTGGATGAATACAAAG AGGTCTGTCACACCCTGAACGTGACGGTCACCCCTGGGCCTTTGGTCTTAGTCGCAGAGAGAGACAACCTGACGTTGTGCTGTCGTGTGTCTGAAAGGAAGTGGAGCAGCAGTGTCCTCATTCTTCGCTGGCTCTTCTCTCCTTTGTCCCCTCCAACTCTAAGACCTCCTGTGGTCCCGGCCACTTCTCCCACGGGACTCCCACCCTCCCAGTTTCTGATTGTGAGGATAggcataaagaaaataaagcagtATGGGAACTACAGCCGTCGCTTCCCCCAGCCGAAGTTTCGTTTGTTTGATGATGCGGCAGGAGAGGCGTATCGGTTGCTCATCGCCAATGTCACCGGCATGGACCAGGGCTTTTATAGCTGCAGAGTTCAGGAGATCCGAAAATACAGAAACACGTGGAGAGCCTCCTCCAATGGCACCGGCACCACACAGCTGACAG TGCACTTTACTCCCAAGGATGGCAGCAGCGAGGGGCTGTGGCTTTTATTTGCAG ATGTGTATTTGTGCGCTGTGCTGATCTGCTCACTGGGCCTGCTGTCCATCTTCTTGTTCTCTCTCGTCTTAACGGCCCAGTACCTCCACAGGCGACACAGGCTCAAAG CCAGTTATCTTTTCGTCAAATGTCCAGAAAGCAG GTCATCTTTGCGTCGTCTACTCCTCAGCTCTGGAGAGACCGTCACCAGCTCCAGCAGCTGCTCCAGTTCTCCCCCAAGGACACAAAGAAGACAGACAAGACAGCAGGTTGACAGAGGACCAGCAGTGACAGCACCTAAACCAGCTGAAGAGCCACTATTTCAGCCCCCAGTCAGAG CGCCTGCTGCAGCAAAGAGACCTCAGAAGCCCCGAAGGTTGAAGACTCAGCCAAGAAGATCTGGCACT TCTCGAGTATCGCAAGAAGACAGCCTGACGTACGCAGAGCTGGAGCTGGTGCGACCGAAGCAGGATCCGCCAGCCTCTTCCAGCCCTGACGCCACACCCTCCAGCCCCGACACTGTGTACGCTCAGATCCTCTTCCAGGAAGAAAAGCTATAG
- the vstm4a gene encoding V-set and transmembrane domain-containing protein 4a isoform X4, with protein MHFSIVVLVLTKTLVTEVCHTLNVTVTPGPLVLVAERDNLTLCCRVSERKWSSSVLILRWLFSPLSPPTLRPPVVPATSPTGLPPSQFLIVRIGIKKIKQYGNYSRRFPQPKFRLFDDAAGEAYRLLIANVTGMDQGFYSCRVQEIRKYRNTWRASSNGTGTTQLTVHFTPKDGSSEGLWLLFADVYLCAVLICSLGLLSIFLFSLVLTAQYLHRRHRLKASYLFVKCPESSSGETVTSSSSCSSSPPRTQRRQTRQQVDRGPAVTAPKPAEEPLFQPPVRAPAAAKRPQKPRRLKTQPRRSGTSRVSQEDSLTYAELELVRPKQDPPASSSPDATPSSPDTVYAQILFQEEKL; from the exons AGGTCTGTCACACCCTGAACGTGACGGTCACCCCTGGGCCTTTGGTCTTAGTCGCAGAGAGAGACAACCTGACGTTGTGCTGTCGTGTGTCTGAAAGGAAGTGGAGCAGCAGTGTCCTCATTCTTCGCTGGCTCTTCTCTCCTTTGTCCCCTCCAACTCTAAGACCTCCTGTGGTCCCGGCCACTTCTCCCACGGGACTCCCACCCTCCCAGTTTCTGATTGTGAGGATAggcataaagaaaataaagcagtATGGGAACTACAGCCGTCGCTTCCCCCAGCCGAAGTTTCGTTTGTTTGATGATGCGGCAGGAGAGGCGTATCGGTTGCTCATCGCCAATGTCACCGGCATGGACCAGGGCTTTTATAGCTGCAGAGTTCAGGAGATCCGAAAATACAGAAACACGTGGAGAGCCTCCTCCAATGGCACCGGCACCACACAGCTGACAG TGCACTTTACTCCCAAGGATGGCAGCAGCGAGGGGCTGTGGCTTTTATTTGCAG ATGTGTATTTGTGCGCTGTGCTGATCTGCTCACTGGGCCTGCTGTCCATCTTCTTGTTCTCTCTCGTCTTAACGGCCCAGTACCTCCACAGGCGACACAGGCTCAAAG CCAGTTATCTTTTCGTCAAATGTCCAGAAAGCAG CTCTGGAGAGACCGTCACCAGCTCCAGCAGCTGCTCCAGTTCTCCCCCAAGGACACAAAGAAGACAGACAAGACAGCAGGTTGACAGAGGACCAGCAGTGACAGCACCTAAACCAGCTGAAGAGCCACTATTTCAGCCCCCAGTCAGAG CGCCTGCTGCAGCAAAGAGACCTCAGAAGCCCCGAAGGTTGAAGACTCAGCCAAGAAGATCTGGCACT TCTCGAGTATCGCAAGAAGACAGCCTGACGTACGCAGAGCTGGAGCTGGTGCGACCGAAGCAGGATCCGCCAGCCTCTTCCAGCCCTGACGCCACACCCTCCAGCCCCGACACTGTGTACGCTCAGATCCTCTTCCAGGAAGAAAAGCTATAG
- the vstm4a gene encoding V-set and transmembrane domain-containing protein 4a isoform X2 has protein sequence MHFSIVVLVLTKTLVTEVCHTLNVTVTPGPLVLVAERDNLTLCCRVSERKWSSSVLILRWLFSPLSPPTLRPPVVPATSPTGLPPSQFLIVRIGIKKIKQYGNYSRRFPQPKFRLFDDAAGEAYRLLIANVTGMDQGFYSCRVQEIRKYRNTWRASSNGTGTTQLTVHFTPKDGSSEGLWLLFADVYLCAVLICSLGLLSIFLFSLVLTAQYLHRRHRLKASYLFVKCPESRSSLRRLLLSSGETVTSSSSCSSSPPRTQRRQTRQQVDRGPAVTAPKPAEEPLFQPPVRAPAAAKRPQKPRRLKTQPRRSGTSRVSQEDSLTYAELELVRPKQDPPASSSPDATPSSPDTVYAQILFQEEKL, from the exons AGGTCTGTCACACCCTGAACGTGACGGTCACCCCTGGGCCTTTGGTCTTAGTCGCAGAGAGAGACAACCTGACGTTGTGCTGTCGTGTGTCTGAAAGGAAGTGGAGCAGCAGTGTCCTCATTCTTCGCTGGCTCTTCTCTCCTTTGTCCCCTCCAACTCTAAGACCTCCTGTGGTCCCGGCCACTTCTCCCACGGGACTCCCACCCTCCCAGTTTCTGATTGTGAGGATAggcataaagaaaataaagcagtATGGGAACTACAGCCGTCGCTTCCCCCAGCCGAAGTTTCGTTTGTTTGATGATGCGGCAGGAGAGGCGTATCGGTTGCTCATCGCCAATGTCACCGGCATGGACCAGGGCTTTTATAGCTGCAGAGTTCAGGAGATCCGAAAATACAGAAACACGTGGAGAGCCTCCTCCAATGGCACCGGCACCACACAGCTGACAG TGCACTTTACTCCCAAGGATGGCAGCAGCGAGGGGCTGTGGCTTTTATTTGCAG ATGTGTATTTGTGCGCTGTGCTGATCTGCTCACTGGGCCTGCTGTCCATCTTCTTGTTCTCTCTCGTCTTAACGGCCCAGTACCTCCACAGGCGACACAGGCTCAAAG CCAGTTATCTTTTCGTCAAATGTCCAGAAAGCAG GTCATCTTTGCGTCGTCTACTCCTCAGCTCTGGAGAGACCGTCACCAGCTCCAGCAGCTGCTCCAGTTCTCCCCCAAGGACACAAAGAAGACAGACAAGACAGCAGGTTGACAGAGGACCAGCAGTGACAGCACCTAAACCAGCTGAAGAGCCACTATTTCAGCCCCCAGTCAGAG CGCCTGCTGCAGCAAAGAGACCTCAGAAGCCCCGAAGGTTGAAGACTCAGCCAAGAAGATCTGGCACT TCTCGAGTATCGCAAGAAGACAGCCTGACGTACGCAGAGCTGGAGCTGGTGCGACCGAAGCAGGATCCGCCAGCCTCTTCCAGCCCTGACGCCACACCCTCCAGCCCCGACACTGTGTACGCTCAGATCCTCTTCCAGGAAGAAAAGCTATAG